One segment of Anastrepha obliqua isolate idAnaObli1 chromosome 3, idAnaObli1_1.0, whole genome shotgun sequence DNA contains the following:
- the LOC129240852 gene encoding probable E3 ubiquitin-protein ligase makorin-1 has product MSASATFTPSVGGGGGAAALPTIMSSLAVDEGATAVSRAPPNIVVNPAICRYFQRGICRFGSLCRFSHDLSGGEVINNSSVEAESIKPITSSKSCAKTTTESLNGRPSTSRQDWVNAPVFVPKTYRPMHNLGTAADDVTNDGAVGICSEYLDIHKSWADVVGGGNGAQRMTLAEGADAEAMSEMVCPYEGPCPYGAYCSYGIHMELCKMCDQLCLHPSDQTQRRKHNQECLQQHEQAMEWSFAIARSKDKTCGICFDTIMEKAGREKRFGILPNCNHIFCLECIRKWRQAKQFEHKITRSCPECRVSSDFVCPSAFWVETKEEKDKLLNDYRLALGVKDCKYFKKGDGKCPFGNKCFYKHALPNGELVDVGCPKRARKLHRGSNDFIDLLDIYLWEFVEQRDYHWLDFLSGTSDDSDDTDVADD; this is encoded by the exons ATGAGTGCCTCAGCTACTTTTACTCCATCAGTTGGAGGTGGTGGTGGGGCTGCTGCGCTACCAACCATAATGTCCAGCCTTGCCGTCGATGAGGGTGCAACCGCAGTGTCTAGGGCACCACCAAACATTGTAGTGAATCCGGCTATTTGTCGTTACTTTCAACGAGGTATAtgtcgttttgggagtttatgcCGCTTTTCTCACGATCTTTCCGGTGGTGAGGTCATCAACAATAGCAGCGTTGAAGCTGAATCAATTAAGCCTATCACCTCTTCAAAAAGTTGCGCTAAAACTACAACGGAATCTCTGAACGGCCGACCAAGTACAAGTCGGCAAGATTGGGTAAATGCGCCAGTATTTGTACCCAAAACTTATCGACCAATGCACAACTTAGGAACAGCTGCCGATGATGTGACAAACGATGGTGCGGTTGGTATATGCTCAGAATATCTCGACATTCATAAATCATGGGCCGATGTAGTTGGTGGAGGTAACGGAGCACAACGTATGACCCTCGCTGAAGGAGCCGATGCTGAAGCCATGTCAGAAATGGTATGTCCATATGAGGGTCCTTGCCCTTACGGTGCCTATTGTTCATACGGCATACACATGGAACTTTGTAAAATGTGTGATCAATTATGTTTACATCCGAGCGATCAAACGCAACGTCGGAAGCATAATCAAGAATGTCTTCAGCAACATGAACAAGCTATGGAATGGTCATTTGCTATTGCTCGTTCTAAAGATAAGACATGTGGTATTTGCTTTGATACCATAATGGAGAAGGCAGGACGAGAGAAGCGATTCGGCATATTGCCTAATTGTAATCACATTTTCTGCCTGGAATGCATCCGCAAGTGGCGACAAGCAAAACAGTTCGAGCACAAGATTACGCG CTCGTGTCCTGAGTGTCGTGTATCTTCAGATTTTGTTTGCCCCAGTGCCTTTTGGGTGGAAACTAAGGAAGAGAAAGATAAGCTACTAAACGATTATCGATTAGCGCTTGGTGTGAAAGACtgcaaatactttaaaaaa GGTGACGGCAAGTGTCCATTTGGAAACAAATGTTTCTATAAACATGCTCTCCCCAATGGCGAATTAGTCGATGTAGGCTGCCCTAAACGAGCGCGCAAATTACATCGTGGCTCAAATGATTTCATTGATCTGTTGGAT ATTTACTTATGGGAGTTTGTCGAGCAACGGGACTACCATTGGCTTGATTTTCTCTCGGGCACAAGCGATGATAGTGATGATACTGATGTCGCCGATGATTAA